One window of Thiomicrorhabdus lithotrophica genomic DNA carries:
- the rsmD gene encoding 16S rRNA (guanine(966)-N(2))-methyltransferase RsmD, giving the protein MSRNSRNQNRNKQPTRPGNSKATKLANKLGEVRIIGGDWRGRKLPVLNAEGLRPTSDRVRETLFNWLQFEIPGAKCLDVFAGSGVLSFEALSRGAKQATLLELGATNAKQLKQNLQTLNVSNASVEQVDSLQWLAQMAKEPFDMVFLDPPFHKEFMQNAVDLLFNNGYLSDQAWLYLEQEKQIDWPVLPGGWVCHREKTTSQVRFGLFVKKA; this is encoded by the coding sequence ATGTCACGAAACAGCCGCAATCAAAATAGAAACAAACAACCTACCAGGCCTGGTAACTCTAAAGCGACTAAGTTAGCTAATAAGCTAGGTGAAGTGCGCATAATCGGTGGTGATTGGCGTGGCCGCAAACTTCCGGTGTTAAATGCGGAAGGTTTGCGACCTACCTCTGATAGAGTGCGTGAAACGCTATTTAACTGGTTGCAGTTTGAAATACCAGGCGCAAAGTGTTTGGATGTCTTTGCGGGTTCAGGTGTATTATCGTTTGAGGCTTTGTCTCGCGGTGCAAAACAAGCCACGCTTTTAGAGCTTGGTGCAACCAATGCAAAACAGCTTAAACAAAACCTACAAACCTTAAATGTCTCAAATGCATCAGTAGAGCAAGTTGACAGTTTGCAATGGTTAGCGCAAATGGCCAAAGAACCTTTTGATATGGTTTTTCTTGATCCACCATTTCATAAAGAATTCATGCAAAATGCCGTTGATTTACTCTTCAATAATGGTTATTTAAGTGACCAGGCCTGGTTATATTTAGAACAAGAAAAACAGATTGATTGGCCGGTTCTGCCAGGCGGCTGGGTTTGTCATCGAGAAAAAACCACCTCTCAAGTACGTTTTGGCTTATTTGTTAAGAAGGCATAA
- a CDS encoding CvfB family protein — protein MARVGQINRLKIVKEVEFGLYLDGGDLGEILLPLRYVPPKAKVGQMLEVFIHLDSQDRLVATTDKPLAQIGEVAYLEVTDVNRTGAFMNWGMPKDLLVPYAEQRVPMEKGKSYCVYLYMDLSDRIAASSKLSLHLKETNDNFKSGQPVKLMVVSRSDMGYTAVIDGTHLGLIHNSDILQPLRMGQKMQGYIKGIRPDHRINLTLQKRGAEAQEELGLMILAVLEANDGVSELTDKSTPEEIFKRYRVSKASYKKALGKLYAAKKITITPTQISLVK, from the coding sequence ATGGCTCGAGTTGGACAGATAAATCGATTAAAGATTGTTAAAGAGGTTGAGTTTGGGCTCTATTTAGATGGCGGTGATTTGGGTGAGATTCTTTTACCATTACGTTATGTACCACCTAAAGCGAAAGTGGGGCAGATGTTAGAAGTGTTTATCCATTTGGATTCACAAGATCGTTTAGTGGCCACAACGGATAAACCTTTAGCTCAAATTGGTGAAGTGGCTTATTTGGAAGTGACCGACGTTAATCGAACGGGCGCTTTTATGAACTGGGGGATGCCTAAAGACCTATTAGTGCCATATGCTGAACAGCGTGTACCCATGGAAAAAGGTAAGTCTTACTGCGTTTATCTTTATATGGATTTAAGTGATCGTATTGCGGCTTCAAGTAAGCTAAGTTTGCACCTTAAAGAGACCAACGATAATTTTAAAAGTGGTCAGCCAGTTAAGTTAATGGTAGTTAGCAGAAGTGATATGGGTTATACCGCTGTTATTGATGGCACGCATTTAGGTTTGATTCATAACTCCGATATCTTACAGCCATTGAGAATGGGTCAAAAAATGCAGGGTTATATTAAGGGTATTCGTCCAGACCATAGAATAAACTTAACACTGCAAAAACGCGGTGCAGAGGCGCAAGAAGAATTAGGATTAATGATTTTGGCTGTTTTAGAAGCGAATGATGGTGTCTCTGAATTAACTGATAAAAGTACACCTGAAGAAATTTTTAAGCGTTATCGAGTCAGTAAGGCGAGTTATAAAAAAGCCTTAGGTAAACTGTATGCCGCCAAAAAAATTACGATTACTCCAACACAGATTTCACTGGTTAAATAG
- a CDS encoding exonuclease domain-containing protein, with amino-acid sequence MFSGVPNVIDIEASGFGHDSYPIEVGVILRNGERYCSLIKPDKSWTTWDKSAEQVHQISQQALQTHGKPIEVVAEELNDFLGKETVYTDGWVVDDSWIKKLFFTANKSPSFSVSSLEMILTEAQMNIWHTTKDKLLQGTEEQRHRASFDAALIQQTFIETAQ; translated from the coding sequence ATGTTTTCTGGTGTGCCTAATGTAATTGATATAGAAGCTTCAGGCTTTGGGCATGACTCTTATCCTATTGAGGTTGGCGTTATCCTCAGAAATGGAGAGCGGTATTGTTCATTAATTAAGCCTGATAAGTCTTGGACTACCTGGGATAAATCGGCCGAACAAGTACACCAAATTAGCCAACAAGCATTGCAAACGCATGGTAAACCTATAGAGGTTGTTGCAGAGGAGCTTAATGACTTTTTAGGGAAAGAAACCGTCTATACCGATGGGTGGGTAGTGGATGATTCTTGGATTAAAAAACTATTCTTTACGGCAAATAAATCCCCCTCTTTTTCAGTTAGCTCTTTAGAGATGATTTTGACAGAGGCACAAATGAATATTTGGCATACCACCAAAGATAAACTCTTACAAGGCACAGAAGAACAACGTCACAGAGCAAGTTTTGATGCCGCATTGATTCAACAAACTTTTATCGAAACAGCACAATAA